caatcttttatataattagacTCAGATATAATTAGTGATTAGTATTTATGTCGATGAACTCCTTTCTCCGTAGAGCGAGCAATACTTTTTTTATCACCTGTCATAACTACtatgacatatttttttatatctgatAGCCTAAGGCTAATCCTTAACTTTGGTGTGTTGCTGTTTTGATTTACAACAGGTTGCACTGGTGCCGGGAAGTGCATTTGGAGATGATACTTGCATCCGCATTTCTTATGCAGAATCTCTTACTGTTTTAAAGACAGCAGTAGAGAGAATTAAGAAAGCGCTTATCCCTCTAAGCTCTGCTGCGCTTctttaattactattatttgatctattttttatttgcataatGTTACATTCTCTTACCatattcttttgatattttgtaAGTTATTGTTAAATGAAAGACTGattgtatataataaatatcttggaaaatataaaatatgttcaattattttatgaaaataattggTTTTGAGTGACTCCGGAGCTAAAATACGTACTACCCTCGTTTATGTTTAAACATTACAATTTGTGTAGTAGGGTTGGAAATCTAGCTTTTCATGTCATCCTTATAATGATCCGAGTCAAAGTTATTtgctttagaaaaataaaatatgtaaatcaaAGGTAGTGATTCATggcttaaatattttttttcatttggtttttttattaattttggttttggttcttatattttaaaaattgattaattagttATCAAACTTAAAGAAGTGTGtacatttagttattttatatatgaattttacaaataatatcaCGTTatctcaatttaatttttctattcatttttctaGAGGGTGTGTTCACTCGGGGGAGAGGAATTGAGGGAGAGTgagtgaatgaatttgagggtgaattaattgttgtttgtttgagtgaatTTCGAAATAAATTGGAAGTAAacgagagtgaatttggaagtaaagtttataaaaattagtgtaggatttgatttatgtgaaagataaaaaaaatttgtttaattggtagaaattgaagattaccaaaatacccctagttattaaagtaatataaaataataatggttaatgttacatttttaaaaatgtttataaagagtaaaaaattaacattgattttaaaattaattttaatattgtacaaaaattttattttagtaaaatgaatttatttttaattttcatatttttaataatttagtaaattgaaataataataataataataataatattattattattattattattaattgtatatAACGGATAAAaaaggaaagtgatgtttttctCCCGCAAATCTTCTCTCATTAGAGGGAGATGATTTTAAGCTCATCCCTCAAATCATTCCTTTCATTTCTTCTTGAATATGTGCAAGTGAACAACCAAAATCCCTGCACATCCATCTCTTCAAATCtctttaaacaataaatatgtGGAAGTGAACATAGCATTAAAGATTGTCACTAGATAATAATTTTTgctataaaaaaatgaataaacttaaatacttttaaaaaggGGAGGATTAGTTTAATCAATTTAAaggtaaaaaaattatcaaatggtagtttgaaaaaaacaaaaaaacgtTCGTGACCAAAAACATTTTGCCTTAATGTACTTTATATACACTTTGAGCACTCTAAAATAAAAGCtaaaatttgatgcaaataaataaACAGATAATTGCAACAAATTCTTTGTAGGCTTTAGTATGTACCGGCCACCAACCTTGTCCGGATCAAAATATCCGGAAACCTATATTTCCGCGTGGTGGTTGCAGGAAGAAATTATATGTGGTGCAAAAGAAACACTCCAAGAGAAAAGCCCATGGGTTACATCCTCTTACTCTCAATCACTTAAGTTTATAGGAAGGATAATTTACCAAGATGATGTCTCCTTCATAAATGATATTATTGAATTACACCACCTTCACAACAAGGTGGTggatattgaaaagaaaaaaggtaaattttttttatgtaaaaaaaaactaaaagaatgaATATTGTTCTTGAATTACATCTCACGTTAATTGAGATTTGAATCTCTCATACtaaccaaaatcaaattatatgtcaccgaataaaacaaaatactttTGAAATTTACGAGCTAACAAGTATTTCGATTGCcactttaagaaaataaactaaTGGTGAAAGAGCAACGTGcttcttattatattatacatttttaaaaagtaacttgaaaattttgttattataaaagaattatataagtTGTTAGCAAAAGCTATTTAAGAGAATCTCTAATATAAAAATCTGACTAGATCTTTATGGCaggtgttattttattttaaatggatTTTATTATATCACTTTATTTGTCATTCTACGGTAATTCTTTTATGAATTTTAGAGCGGTCAAAATGGGTAACCGACCTGACTCATCACGGGACCACTTAGTAAGTCAattcaacccgactcatttattagcgagttgaaaaaatttgaattcgacccgacccaccacgggttggtgggttaaacggatTGACTTATTGActcaattaactttttttttcaccctcttcttatattcttataacatgttatttTGATCCATCAAATtcaaacagtaataattggaccaattgttataaaagaaaatgaaacaaaagaaatatattgttatatatattctaagctatcaagcataaaattttgacaatttagtttaatgacaCATACACAatcgtttgaccaagaaactacatatagccgttaacaaaaatatataacacaacataaaactgtcatgcttgtagataggtctaaaacaaaataaaacaaatgatatattcctgaaCTAATtttatccatctattaaattggagtcctgaatagataaatccacagtattattatgctctcttgaagcatcttAATACTCTCTTGTAGCATCTCCATGTGTAATATTAttcaatctataatcttagggttttatttgcagaGGAAAACTTggggaacttttggaaagacaacAATGCGAAAGGCTTTATTGCTAAGTAAATGtgtgttttgaataattaatttaattaatttgatttcaataaaaaaatagatttgaataattaatttaattaatttgatttaattaaaacaaataagtgggttggtgagccaacccgaccgACCATGGGTTCAACTCGTGTGAGCTgggttcttagtgagccgggtcaaaattgactcacataaaaaattttgcattttttttccaaCCAAACCCGGTTCAAACCCTTGGTGAACTGGGTTGACTCACGTGTTTCGACTCATTTTGACGTTGATGAATTTCATTCTAAAGATAACCTTTTCTAcgtatatttgtaattttttatttacaatttaatcttttataagttgaaaattaatataattgtacAATTAAGCTTGtcattttcaaaatctaaattttatctaaaaagTTGTTATATTTAAGATGTTCTTATGTTAACTCAGAAAGCTTATAAAACTTTGCATTGAACATTTCTAAGAAAAGTGTCAGCATCTTTAGTACAATTCTGCATAAAAAAAACGagtgagaaaaagaagagaacaGTGTATATAGATTGAATGTGGACAAGGTACACTAAGAAGTTCGCAAAATGTACACTTTGGAAAACGTGAAGTTGTGCCTAAAGTTAGTGCATGCTTAGTGTCTCAGAACACTTACTTCTATGAATCTATCCCTCTTACCGTCTAAGCACATCAACCACTAAACTTAATTTTATCTACTTTTCAACTCTGCAAAAGCCCTacactaaaataaataacaccaTTCCCATGTAACTCACTAAAGCATGTGTGtataatttaatatgaaaactttACACCGAcactatttttgtaattaattgtggttaaaaatttaaaaataatatgacagctttattttatttaattatatttatttttgctcataaaaaaataaaccatcatttttgtatgcatgaattaagacataataaacatatttaacgAAAAACATCGAAGGACCAATACGAAATATATAATGTGGCAGAAAAGTAGTAAGTGCAAAGGAGTTGACTTGCAAAATCTATTGTACTAGTAGTGgacaaatgaaaatgaattgGAGTAAGTTGGAAACATGTTCAACGTcacataatagaaaaatatgcTTTCATacgtataaattttttatattgattttacacataatgaattttttttttttaaaaaaaattgtttttaattttcctttttacatattttagatTATTGTATACACTTCAAATatttcattcatttatataaaatcGATTCTCACTCCtgctatatatatttaaatgtgcTAAACTTtttcactttaaaataaaacattacgTAATGAACTTAGTAATTTTTGAGCTAAAAAACTTCCACCAACACTGACCAAAAGTATTTGCAACAGTTTTACACACAACTTCAAACAGCAATCTTATTAAGCACACACATTAGCAGAAACTTGCAGCATCTCCAACAAGATATTTCTACAAGATGATTTATTCTAATGTCCCATTTGTACATACTTGGGACTAGAAATACAAGCAAACTCATAAGCACTGTTGCGATTTTCCAGAGAGAAATGGATATTGGATACTgttttgaacttttttattttaccaCACATCAGACTGAGCAGTTAACAGTTGAAGCTGCGATCGTATATCTTAGCAGCGGCTCTTGCAGCCAACAGCTTCTTCAACAGTGAGAAATACTCTGCCACCGAATTTGGAGACAAAGTTTGAAACCTTTAGCTTGTGTATCACTTGCCACCTAGGGTTCGCAATGGCTAACTGAGAACAACACAAAATCCACTACGTCATCATTCTTATACAACACTTTCATATTGTTTATCATCCATTTAACCAAGCTTAAAAATGGCCGTGAAAATTTTCCCTTGATCATCATCGGTTTTGACTGAAACAAAATGAAGTTACCTGTTTTCCATGTGAAGACAAACTCTTGTGCAGTTCCTCCAGAGAAGCAATTCCAGAGGTGTCAATGTTCACCAAATCTGTAGCAACCAAACATCATGATTCAATCCAAGAAACAACAGCTGAGACAGTAAATGTTTTAATCACAACATGAATATTCCAAGATGCTTGAATAATATTTGCATTTTTAAAGGTTTTTATTTCCATTTAATTAAAAGTCAACGGAGtagaattttcaaaaatatcactTTAGCACGTCTCtgtctattttcctttttcatcaTACTGTATTATTATGTATATGTCTgtacttgttttctttttccatttgcTGAGatgtttactttttctttttttcatctggtaattgatttcattttcttttccttttttaagaAAGATCAATAGCCTATTATAGTAAAAACTAGTGTCAGAAAGGCTTACTGGAGGTGTCAAGAATTACGAGttgaatggtggttcttgaatTTCCTTTGTCATCTTCTGATTCTTCCTCAGAGACCCATTTGATGATCCTTGAAACACAGATTGAAGATTAAAATCTTATTCATGTTTCTGACATTTCCCATTTGTATATGACAAATACCTTTCTCTAACGAAATTGGCATTTGCAAAGCAAAGCAACGCAGACTTGACTCGTATTATCATAACCCCTGGAATCTTAACTGCCATCGGATACTGATAGACATCGCAGAAAAAGTTAGTGCCAGGAAGTTTTCCTAGAGTTTCTGTGCCTGGTCGAATTGAGATGAGAATGatctttgaaaaagatataaCCACCTACAGATGAAGAAACAAAGTAATCAGTATACAAGATTAtttacaattaaaaagaaacaaagtaAACTCTTATCCATTTGGCCTTAGcaatatttttcctttcattaattttcttttgaatgtCTTGTCACTTCCAAGAGAAAAGGACTACTTGTTTAGGCCATTTagacaaagaaacaatttgacTTAATAACTTAAGCGTTAGTGATTTGTTGAAAAGAATTTATATGTGAGATCTCAGTCATGTGATTGCAACCCTAGCAAGGAATATCATTCCATATAGAGAATTTTTAAGGTGGCTTTAATTTTCAAGGTATAAATATGTCCCAACCAAAGAGAATATGCAGTTTTCAACGGTGCACATCCATTCTGCATCACTCTTAGTGCCAAATATGTGGGTCCAGTCAAGTGGTGGGGATTGCTTATATAATGTACAAGTCACTCATTTTCATGAATACTAGAATTTCTTTTTTCTGCTGAATATCATACTCTTAAAAAGTACAAATATAGCTTGTAACTTCAAAGCTTTTAGATATCCACTCTAGAGTTGCCTACAGTTGAAATATTATTGCGTTTCATAATGTTCAACAGTAAATATGAGTTTGTGTGCGCTTTCACACAactatatatatgaatttattctTATCATAATTCTTATCATtcatatatagtttattatacACAAACAGTTGAAACTTTAAATGCATACATAGTAAGGTGGCAAAATGATGCTAATGTTGATTCTTCAAGAATATAGAAGAAATTTAATTGAGAGCTCTCTGAGTGAAAAGACTCCATTAGCATATATGCTGCCTAATGTGATGTTCTTAAAACAGGAACAGTTCGGCATGCTGTAAACTAGTAACCCCACTATAATAAAGATAGCATCAGCAAAAACTGACATATCCATTGTTTTATATATGGATAATTAATTAATCTATGTTAAGACTTGaacttaattaatcaatatCTTCATATAATAGTTTCATTTGGACTAATTGTTTGTTAATTATCATGCAcatatgtataaatatttacGTAGTTATGTTTACTGTTTTATAGTGATGGTGATAATTGGTTGGGAGTGAAGTGAtgatgagaagaaaaagagatgaGTGGCAATGATTACCGCCACTAGCAGACCAATCTCCACAGAAGCAAACAGAACTCCGAAGAAGGCACCAGCACAAGCAAGAAAATCTATCTTATCAACCTTCCAGATTTTATAAGCTTCATTGACGTCAATAAGTCCTGGGAGAGCAGATAGGATCACAGAAGAAAGAATAGCTATAGGAGTGTAATACAAGAGCTTTGTCAAAAACTGCAACGATACCAAGACCGTCATCGCCATCACAATGTTTGACACCAGAGTTTCACACCCAGCTGCATAATTAACAGCAGTGCGGGAGAACGAACCTGCCACAATTAATCTTGcgtaatcaattaaacaaaacaaCTTCATCGTTTTTATTGAAGAACATAACAAGAAAAACTCATTTTCCCTATGTACCAGTTGCAACGTAGCAAGAGGTAAAAGATCCTATGATGTTTGTGAGACCTATTGACATCATCTCCTTGTTTCCATCAAGTTGGTATCCTTTGATGGATGCAAAAGATCGCCCAACAGCAATAGATTCCTATAATGGGTGGTATCGTATCAACATGAAAtggaaaataagaaaacaaaaatataattaatatggcaacttgatatataattataatttgttactCACGGTAAGGGCAACGACAGCAACCACTAGTGCAATTTTCGCGACTTCTCCAATGTGGGGGCTGTTGAAGTCTAACTCATGGATGGAGATTGGGTTTAATCCTCCTTTGACATGTTTCACGATTTTTACTCCATTTTTATCAGCTTTTGTCAAAAACACAAGTAGAGTCGACAAAATAACTGACACCAGAGGAGAAATTGATGCCAACCAGAacagtttcttcttctttttactcTGGCAAGAGAATTAATTAGAGTGTTCAAACTAGAATCCCACCAGAATCATGCAAATAAGAGGGAGAGAATTGAAAGCTCATTCCATTTATTGCTCACCAGAAATCTCGTTGTTAGGATGAAGACCAAGAACGAGCATCCAAGGATAAAATTTCGAGGATTCCACTGTAATTCAACATGTACATGCTAGCGTTAATAtgcattaacaaaatttgtttaattagttCTCAAATCGAAATTTTCTGCTTTTTAATTTGGAACCTTGGACTGATGAAATTATAATAGgagcattatttattattattactttttttaatattattagaagGATTGGAGagtgatttttaaaaatttaaaatgagtCCCAGGCCTGTGTATATAAACAgtttgttacatttttttcataaaaatcaatttttttaaaaaaaattcatgtgtttattatacaatttaaaacaaattggTTACTTTAAAAAACTATTGATTGGCttccaaaataattattttcacaaataaaaattaaattaaatacattcCGAATTCATTATATGTAAATACGAAAAACGAATCATAtgctatattttttaataatgaaaattatgttttataataaGTGCAGCGAATGTTGAATTGGAATGAGGTGTCGCAGCTCCAATTTAtagggaaaagaaagaaaaagcaaaggGACAGGGGAAGTAGTTTACAGGATTATGAACTGCTTCCCAGACAGCTTTCATGACAGAGACTATGTCGGTTTTGGTGGTAAAATGGCTGATTCCTAAGAGTCCCTTCAACTGTTGAAGCCCTATAACGATGGCTGCTCCTGCCACAAATCCAACTATTGAAGCATGGGATAGGAAATCCACAAGGAACCCCAGCCTGTGTTAAAAAGTGTTAACAAGTCACCAATCACCCATTTTGTAAATGACTTTTACTATGTATACTGATTATAAGAATTATGAAAGAAACATGTATATGAAACATGTTCACCTCAAGAGGCCGAAGGAAGTCTGAAAGATGCCAGCCAAGAGAGTAGCAAGTAGAATTAGCTTTGTATAACCCACTGGATCAGAAGCAGGGTCTACTAGTTTCTCCATCATTGAGGATAACAGCAATGAAACCACTGCCACAGGACCAATTGCTATCTCTCTAGAAGTTCCCATCACAGCATATACAATTGGTGGTACAACACTTGTatctaaatggttttattacACAGATTAGTAAGGACTCCTCAACAtgttaaaaacttttaatgattcGTAGGAAAAAGGAAGTGGCTTACAAAGTCCATATTGAGGATCAAGATGTGCCAAGGTTGCATATCCAATGCTCTATGATGAAAATTGAAAACACCATTCAACAAGCTtagattataaattaattagaataagATGAGATTTGTATACCTGGGGAATACAGAGACTGGCAATAGTGAGGCCTGCAAGAAGATCTTTCCTGAACTTGGTGGCAGTGTAGTTTCTGCCCCAAGCAAGAATAGGAAAAACGGCCTGCAGAAGTGACATGAGGAGTGTGGTGCAGGGTTGATCTGAGAGAGAGGAAAACTTTTGTTTATAGTGAGAGATAGTTTTCCTCACAGAATCTGCAACCACACGCCACGGACTTGGGGGCTCAGGAGCGTTAAGAACCCACTGAGACCTTACATCCTCTGCGTTCTTCTCAACGTCCACCTGCATGTGCAAATCCTCTGATTTGCAGGTTTCCATCGCTGAAGAAGCCATGTTGAAGTGTTTGGGAGAACTTTGTCTCGTCAAAACTGATTGATTACACTCTCATCAGACTTACCTGTGAACTGAAGAGCTGTCAAGTTGAAGAACTTGGTGCTACAAAGAAACTTATATAGACCAACAAAAAGCCTTGCTTCGGTTTCACaccaaataaaatatgtaataagaGATGAACAGAGGGATTTTACATTTTACTGAGTGACATCAGAGAATAATAGTTTCTTACTTTAACGTgtggaataaaaatttcacgTTTCTAACATGAAACTGATTTATTTGAATCCgagtttaaataattataataaatatttttaaaaatatctaactattttctttttaattaattcaaatagaTTGACTATATGTTTGAAAGAATTATATGGAAATTAATGtacgaaagaaaaaaagttcTGACTAGTTAAGGTGTAACCGTAACCTAAATCCAAAGGGAGAGCATAGAAGACAAGAACAGAGATAAAGCAAAGTTAGTTCGTTTCTAGTTGGTCTCCAATCGTATAAACAGTTTTTCCGGAACATGGAGGATGTACTTGTACTTGGTGTGTTGGTTGCTTTACCAATACATTTTGGTGCGTAGGTGTTTTTGTCTTGTCGTTGTCATGGAGTTAGGTTAAAAAGTATTGGAGCATTATACATACTATATATCGAtgtgagttttttctttttattggagCATTATACATACTATATATCAATTTTCATAGCATAATTACTTATAatttctataataatataaaatatgtgcattacaatcttttaaattattattttattccaaAAGATATACTTAACAAGATTTTTGTCGTCTCATGACTCAAACAACTAATTTAACATCTTTTATAGGAAAATCTTAAACTTATAACTTTATCTGTCTTCACTGATgttaaaaaatgagtgaaaaaccTTCTAATGTCAAAGAGAGCTATTTGAATTAAGAAGagattgatagaaattaaaaataaattgaaagtcttacattaaataaaaaattatccatGAAAAAACTTAGTATTAAATGAGAGGGAGATCTTAACCCTCCATTTTTtgcatatataaaaaataatgtataaataaaaatatttttttctcttaattttagtatattttatatatttgatattccaaaattttgtatatatacaaataccttaactttttcttaatttgtgttgaaagtctcaattaattaagaataaaatcaatttacaatattgatgaatataaatataatgtaagTTTGTGAAATTAACTTagatttaaaatcttatttagatttataaaattgacttagatttaaaatttattttttaatcatatgtaagagaaaataataaacaacacaaataaaagtaactgataaatttattatttaaatattttagattaaaaatgatatttaactCTTAAAGAGACCTGATAATTTCTTGCCTTGTGATTCAATGCTTAAGAAGAAAACATTAGTTAAAACCGTAAAAAACCTATTATGACCTAAATTAAAACGAAAATATAACAAGTGACACTTAAATGTAGTGGATTGAACACTAGAAGAGATATCGAGAAATAAATTCAACTCTAGcttaattaaacaataataataaaagtgaaagagTACAGAAGCAACATGATTACAATTGTAAAGTAGACATTTTTCAAATAAAGAGTCGGCCAACGCACCTACGACCGCTAAGAAATTGTTAACACGTTATTTTTTCcagaaaatatatatgtttcatTTAAAGTTATAGAGgtctttttatgaatttttataataaatcataTGCTTCGATgcataattaagaaaaaaaaatttaaataaaaaaattttaaaattatataactttaattcAAACGTACACATCTAAAGACAACAATAcaccatttatttattttgatatagaaTGTTTTTTCAAAGTCAGACGATCTCTTCAAAGACTCATTGAACGTAGCTGGTTCTAACTGGTTTTCAAACTTTGTCCTGTTAATAGTTTATATCATTAGAAAAATACATGTACAAGATATTTTGACACTCAAATTAGATAGAATTTAAGTTAATAAgctagttttttttcttcttgataTTATGCGGGTTTATAAGCTCTAAAATTACGTGAACTTCATCCAAAAAAGTGTAACATTCTGATTAGAAAATCACATAACAACATAGCAAATCTTTCAACAAGCACGGTTCCTTTAAGGATGATTTAAGTACACATGAATGTTCTGAGAGCAAAAACAATCAAGAGTAGCTAGTGAAGCTTAATGACATAGGAGAGTGGGAGAGATAAGAGGAAAAGTGGAAAACTGTGCCTGGGTCAACTATTgccattttaaatttaaattattataataataaaattaataaaaaagaattttggtgaaattgtttaaatttatttatttttatcttaataattaaatttagtataAAATTCTTAACCCACAaaactttttcttataaatgaaataaattaaattagagaAACCG
This sequence is a window from Vigna angularis cultivar LongXiaoDou No.4 chromosome 2, ASM1680809v1, whole genome shotgun sequence. Protein-coding genes within it:
- the LOC108328029 gene encoding sulfate transporter 2.1 — its product is MASSAMETCKSEDLHMQVDVEKNAEDVRSQWVLNAPEPPSPWRVVADSVRKTISHYKQKFSSLSDQPCTTLLMSLLQAVFPILAWGRNYTATKFRKDLLAGLTIASLCIPQSIGYATLAHLDPQYGLYTSVVPPIVYAVMGTSREIAIGPVAVVSLLLSSMMEKLVDPASDPVGYTKLILLATLLAGIFQTSFGLLRLGFLVDFLSHASIVGFVAGAAIVIGLQQLKGLLGISHFTTKTDIVSVMKAVWEAVHNPWNPRNFILGCSFLVFILTTRFLSKKKKKLFWLASISPLVSVILSTLLVFLTKADKNGVKIVKHVKGGLNPISIHELDFNSPHIGEVAKIALVVAVVALTESIAVGRSFASIKGYQLDGNKEMMSIGLTNIIGSFTSCYVATGSFSRTAVNYAAGCETLVSNIVMAMTVLVSLQFLTKLLYYTPIAILSSVILSALPGLIDVNEAYKIWKVDKIDFLACAGAFFGVLFASVEIGLLVAVVISFSKIILISIRPGTETLGKLPGTNFFCDVYQYPMAVKIPGVMIIRVKSALLCFANANFVRERIIKWVSEEESEDDKGNSRTTIQLVILDTSNLVNIDTSGIASLEELHKSLSSHGKQLAIANPRWQVIHKLKVSNFVSKFGGRVFLTVEEAVGCKSRC